In Pyrus communis chromosome 15, drPyrComm1.1, whole genome shotgun sequence, the genomic stretch TAGAATGGAATGACCGGAATCCGATTTCTGACTCTTTGGTGTGGTAAAAGTTTGCCAATCTGCATAACTCTAGTTCTGTTCTTGCATTTGAACAATCCGCATACCAATTTTTCGGGTCTAATCTATGATCTTATAACATCAAGATGCaggtgaaaattgaaatttctggAGTTCcaatgttcaaaaaaaaaacttgttcaAGATGAGAACAAAGTACCACAAAGCAGAGTTTACTCCAAACAAGAACATTTATCAGATCGATAAGTATGCAGAAAACAACACTTAATTATTGCAGTAATTGGTTGAGTGCAAGCAATATGAGACTGGTTTTGCTTCGGTTCAACAATCCGTCcccaaaaaatggaaaaacgtaaattttaagagtcgtttgacaaccatttcatttttagttatAGATCGGCGTAAGTTAACGAACCTTGAGGGTTCCTCTGCAGTGGTGGCACCGAAAGCAGGCTTTGTGGTAGACTCGGTTATCAGCTGTGAGCTTGTCCACCAGATACACTGTCTTGTCACAAGCCATGCACTTCTGAGTTGTTCCTGCAAAtgccatttcttcttcttcttcttcttcttcttcttcttcttcttctctctctcctctttctctctctaagaaGGGGAGATATGAGAAATGGAATGAGAGAGATTATTGGGGTTGGAGGGGGGAATGAGAATGCAGAGACCAAAAGAGAAGCACAACTGTCAAACTGTTGTGATGAATACGATTAAGGTTAGCTGCTGCAATTAGCAATCATGTTGTCTCGTTTCCAAgcggagtaggattctctcccctctttttttctcttttctcctatttgaacggtcacagttacgtcaacatcttatattaatttttcatagcaagagaaagataaaataagagaatgtgAGATGAGGGGATaaaagaggatggaaagagCAGGAGCGAGAATCCTAGTCCTTTCCAAGCACCGACCCACCACTGTCTCTCACTCTCtagatattttgttttttgccgAAACACGACTCAGTACATTAAGTGTTGTAATGTTATTgtttactttttatttaaattttttaaccaattatattattacacttaGTATGTCTGACTGCGTTCTTAGCATACTTAAAAATCTTTCCTGTCCTCTAGTTGAAAAACCAtacatttgatttgtttttttctaATGATTTTCTGCATTATTATGAGATGGCAATGTCATAGCTGGAAATATTCAAGGACACATGggaatatataaaaacaaattgcTGACTTCATTGCAAAAATAATAGATGGCCGGGCCAATATGGATGGACGGCTTTTATCGGAAAGAATTTATAGCTCAAATAGAAGGTCAATATTCAAGTGGTTAAAAACAGTTACCTAAGACTAAAACTTCTGTGTTCAAATCCCAATTTCCAATATTGCTAGCAATATATTAGGGGTGGCTGGGAAGGTTTTTAAAATGATCaaaaacgtttttggtgaaaatattttttaaattaatatttggtaaaaattcaagtggatattgaaaaaacattttaagtGTTTCCTGCAAGAAGCACACATCTGATGCTTTttccaaaacacttaaaagtgtgttttgaacctaaaatcaatttcaccaaaagtaatttcattcattttaaaagtactttcatacgAGTCCTTGCTTAGTTAGGGTGATGGTGTATAAAGAGGTTTAATTAGTTCAGAAAATGACTACTActaatttgatttgttttagttggAAGCTAAATTAGAGTTGTGGGACACTAATGAGTGGGAAACATGTATGAATGGATTGGGTAACACCTAAAAACCCcttttttaaaaattgaacttGAAGCATCAAATTAGTGACTTTTCACAAAGTTTGATGGTCCATGCCATCAAATGCCAGCACTACTTCATCATCTCATTGCCTAGCTGGCTTGCATTGCATGTTTATATTCTCAAAGATACTTTACTCCATGACAGCATTATTTTTAAGCATTTTAGCGAAAAATAATCTTTGAAattgacataattttttattgtggtctcttatatttgaaattgataaAAGTCATCCATGAGTTTGTCAACCATCagtcatttttgtcattttgtaaAAATCTCTAGTaaagaatgatcaaaatgacaaaaatatattcaattcaataaacaatggttcaaaatgatttgacaaaattggagagtatttttgtcattttagtcTCATTTAACATAGATTTTTCactgaatgaccaaaatgattaatgatggacaatctcaggaactacttatattgattttaaatctcaggaatcaaagtgagaagttatgccaatctcatagatcattttgactaaaaaacctCATTTTTATAAAGATGGAGATGGCTTCTAAATTAAAGTTATATCTTTGAGTGAAATTGTCTCAAACATTAACCGATCATTTTGATTGATAATCTATCAACATAATTATAACAAACCGTTTTGCTAAAAGAACATCTCCGTGTAATCGTATTCCTAACCAATGTTCTATGATATATATCAATTGGACATTTTGGACCTAATAAGATACGTTTTTTGCAGAGTTGTGATGTAGCAGATGGTTAGGGTTGTTTGatcatatgattttttttattatttgagcaatattataatatattttaaattagggtttcaaattTAGCTATGGAGAAGGAAAACTGACATAGCGTAAGTATCCAAACATTGCACGTGAGTTTTAAATGATGGAGGTACAAAACTAGTCATTTACTCTCTTCTTTTATCTTTTACCACACTCGATCATGATGACAAATCTTATTCCAAATTCCATCCATGCAATATGTAGGAGTCCCACATTGGACTTTTGCTTTTGCCTAATGAAAGCTATAATTTACCCATATGTGGgaatttttcaagtttttaaccAATGTTAACACTTGATGTACCAAGACGTATTTCcgatacactgaaaaatctcttcaaaaTCATAGGATGTAAAGAATTCTCTATTCATAACGTTATACATGCATCGATATCATCAATAATATACTAATACGTTTTGTTGATAACAATGATACCGTCTTATTAACTGCAACATATTGACCTTCCATTCCACAGTAGGACCTCATCCCATGTGAATGAAAGTGAGATGACATAAAGCTCGTCCGAATTGTAATAAATGGGCTCAAGGGTGAGAACAATGGGCCCCGACATGGGCTTAATTTaagataatattttattattaatatatatagcCCTAGATTAATAACAAACAGGGCATTTGGTCTAGTGGTATGATTCTCGCTTTGGGTGCGAGAGGTCCCGAGTTCGATTCTCGGAATGCCccttttttttcacttttattaatttctaaCCCCCTTCTCCATTTTGCCGCCGACTCGCAGTCCCTCAATTACCGCCCCCAAatttaaaaccctaaacctcTCAATTCTTCGATTGCATTGCCCTGAACAATCACTTCTCTCGATTTCCCGGCGACTTTaccctaaaacccaaaaatgGTTTTTGGGCAAGTGGTGATCGGCCCGCCTGGGTCAGGAAAGACCACTTACTGCAATGGCATGTCTCAGTTCCTCCAGCTCATCGGAAGGTAAAACATTTCACTCCGATTTCTGGGTATTCAAGTTTTTCCATGGCTTCAATTTTGCGTTTTGAATCTGTCTGAAATATTTACAGTGGCAATTTGCTGTTTTGGTGTGCAGGAAAGTTGCTGTGGTAAACTTGGATCCTGCCAACGATGCATTGCCGTATCCTTttcggatttttattttttttatttttcgtgtTTGTTGTTCGTAATTTGTAGTGTTGCATTGCATTCCAATGTAGAATGTTGAGCCTTTACGTGAATTTAGGTATGAATGTGTTGTGAACATGGAGGAGCTTATAAAACTGAGTGATGTGATGGTGGAGCACTCTCTTGGTCCCAATGGAGGTGAGCTCctactcttcttttctttttaatttgtaaaaagTTCATTACTTGAGTAAGATTAAAAAGTGGATATTGTTTGGTTTGTTAATGAAGAAGGAAACAATGGAAAGAGAGGAAGTTCTTGGATTTGGACCCTCGATTTTCTCTTTCGAAAATAAGTGACATTTGGAGATGTTAGATGGTAGGAAATACGCATTTAAAGGACGATTTTCCGTTCACTGATCATGAAGCtcctttattttctatttttgggaGTGTGTTAAATGGAGTAAAGATTCTAAAATATCCACAAGATAGACAGGATGAACAGTTAACGAGTGCATGTTAAAGAGCTTACATGtcattaaaaacataaaatcacTTGATGTACCTTTTGTTGATTTTCTTGACCAAGACAAAAACATGTGAAGTTTAGGAACTTGTTGATGTTGTGTATCAGTCTATCAGATGGTTTACGATATGCTATTCATGTTTATTTGTTGTCTATTCTCTTGAGTTATGACTGACCCGTTAGTTGGGTGCTACATATGTGTTTCTAAACTCAACAAATGATGCTTTTTCGAGGAATGTTACAAGTCCTTTTTTGGTGGATTTTGTACTTAATACTTGTAGTGTATGGGCCTTTGGAGTTCTGCAACTTCTGAAGTTTCTTCCGTTGTGTTCGTCCAGGTCTTGTATATTGCATGGATTATCTAGAGAAGAATATTGACTGGTTGGAGGCCAAGTTGAAACCTCTTATAAAAGGTTGGTGTGTTCTGctttgttttacttgtttagaatATTCAGGCTCTGGCATTAAAGTCATGATAATCCGTTTTATGTTTTCCAGAGGGCATGACAGTTCGGGATTATACCTCAAGGTTTGAACAATGATACCTAAAGGTTTGAACAATGATGCCTAAATATAAATGATAAATGCAACctctggaaaagaaaaaaaaagcaatggTTGAAAGAAACTAAGCAAGTATAAATGCTTGTTTTTTCGTTATTTTGGTCTATCTAACTGTAGTATGTAGAGTTATGCATTGTACTAGCATGTTTAAAAGGAATGGAATGTTAGTCTTCTAGTTTGTCCCCTGAGCAGTGATGAAATAATAGTGCCATGCTGCCGCCTAACATTATTATGAACTTTGCAGATCATTATATTCTATTTGATCTCCCTGGCCAAGTGGAACTATTCTTTCTTCACTCCAACGCCAAGAACGTTATCATGAAACTTGTGAAGAAGTTAAACCTCAGGGTATGATTCCAATCCTCTTTTTAATACTTTTAGCTTGCACCATTCAGCGGGACCATGATAATTATGCCCTTGGGATTGTTATCTTGATGGCTTCCTGATTTGGTGCAGTTGACTGCAGTACATTTGGTTGATGCCCATCTTTGCAGCGACCCTGGAAAGTATGTTAGTGCATTGATTCTCTCTTTATCAACCATGCTTCATATGGAACTCCCGCACATAAATGTCTTGTCTAAGATTGATCTAATAGAGAGCTACGGAAAGCTAGGTATGGTCATGGCTTAtccttttgtatttttttttccgtgccaTTTCTTATACACATTTGAGATATATAATCTGATACTGatatttctgttttctttttaatgCCTGCAGCTTTCAACCTCGATTTCTTCACAGATGTAGAGGATTTATCTTATCTTCAGTACAAGCTTGATCAGGATCCTCGCTCGGCTAAGTACAGGTTTGATTAATATTTGATCATATGGCAACAACCTATGAAAATCTTGCTCTTCCATAAACAAATTGTTTTTTGTTCATATTGCAGAAAGCTTACTAAGGAGCTTTGTGAAGTAATTGAAAATTACAGTCTTGTTAATTTTGCAACCTTAGATATTCAGGCACGCCAGTCCTCTCTTTACTTTACTCCCGACCTCTTGAACTTTTTGTACTTCGTGTTCTCACATGCTACTTTTCAGGATAAAGAGAGTGTTGGAAATCTAGTTAAACTGATAGACAAGAGCAACGGGTACATTTTTGCTGGCATAGATGCGAGTGCAGTCGAATTCAGTAAGATTGCAGTCAGTCCTGTTGATTGGGATTATTACAGATATCCTTTTCATTTGATTCTAAAGTAATAAGTTTTCTCTTGTTCCCTTATCTTGTGAAGATACTTGTGAATTAGACCACGAAGTTTTTCGAgctatcagttttttttttctgttttgcttaACAAAGTAGCTCACAGTTGCAGCAGTGCAAGAGAAGTACATGAAGGATGACGAAACTTTTGATGGCGACAATGAAAGTCTGGGGGACTGATAATCTATATGTATAAGAGTGATGCATGTCTAGTACATCTTACCAAAGAACTCTCATATTTTTGAAGGTTGCTAAGTCGTGAGTCCCTCATTGACTACAGATCCAAAGAACTCTCAAGGTTGCGGAAGCTTGTGCTTAAAGGTTACGGAACTCGCTCTCATGTGACTATTTTTGTATGATGTGTATACTGTTTAGTCATGCCTTATTATTTATACGAATAAGTTAATTGCGTAGAACTGTTTGCAAGGGATTGAGCAATCACGATGATGTAGGTTTTATAACAACAAAACTGTGGTTTTAAAGGCGTCGATTGGATTACGCACCGCCAAGTATTACGTCAATGATCTTGATAAAGACCTAAATAGTTATGCTCGCTTCTTTCACACGCGCGCACAGAGGAAATCTGCTTGTGTGAAGTGAAGAAGATGCTCTGGTTTCTCTAGATGTGTAGACTTCTGGAAGCCATTAACTAAGCATGGTTGAATTTGTTGACGACAACACAATGTCGGAGGGTGAGAAATTTGGGGCCCCCATTCTTCAAGTTGGGATGATTGctcattgttttcttttcttatgttctagaacttctagggcccccctttttttatttaatttttttttatttataactaTCTATTTGAAAATAcgtttaaaataactaaaattatttttagattctagaaaaaaaaaaaaaaattagactaaGAACAAGAAGTGTGTTTGCATTTAGAAAAGTTGCATTTAATTGCGTGAATTTTGTATTAGTCCTTATTCTTAACTAAATTACATAACAAGTTATTTAATTGAAAACTAATCCTAATCCCTAATAGGCAtggaaacaaaaccctaattccaatGAATTAGGCCTAAATCATAAAGTACCTATTAACAAAATTCTCTTTGTGTTTGCATTTAGAAAAGTATATGCTATGTTGTActtttaaaattactgaaagcgtttttggtgaaaatattttttaaactattctttaataaaaatccaaatggaTCATGGAtcagcacttgaagtgcttcttacAAAAAGCATGTATGCGGTGCTtcttccaaaagcacttgacgTGAGTATAGAATCCAAAATTAATCCCAAGAAACGTTTTCAGTgtttttaaaagtacttccaaatcGTTAATAAAAATACTTCAAGTACTCTTTTAGGAAGcacttattttttgttaaaaatttcgATGTGTTTATAATAGAAGTGCCTTTATTGGAAGTGCTTTTTTCAGAAAGCACttatttttacataaaaattcacAGCTTAATTCGATGATTCAAGTCCGGGATGCTCTGACTCAATACTTGCCGACTTTTACTTGCACAACAAACCCAATACAATGGGACAATCACAACTTAAAGTTTTCTTGAGAGCAGTAGACAATGAATACTCTTTGGCTCACTATAACCTAGCGGAGCTGCACCAAAAGCTACGGTGGGTTGTAGTCTAGGAGAGTGCGTGGCAATATATATGTACTTTAATGTATAGCCTAATATAATAGACATAAAAAGTGCAAtaagaattattattttttaatgaaactagCCCAATGAGTATTTAGcacaaaaaaaagtataaaaattaCCATGAAAATTATGATGtcattttgttttgagattatCTTGCTTTAATTCAATGGGCTTTATgttattttcaatcatttttttaaatttattttaagatTGCCTTTACTTCTActttcatggttttgttttgtgctAGTTGCATAGTTGTAATTGAGATAGTCCATGTATTaagttttcatctttttcttgtgtttgcatctaaatatatgtgaaattgcattattcattataatttttgCAATTTGCAATTGTGAAACCAAGCAAATTTTAAAGCATACAAATACTAAagttaaacttaaatttttatatacaacATGTatgtagcaaaaaaaaaaaaaaatcatttgattttaggGTAAGTTTTTTAGCTAGCCCacccataaatttttttttggctcCGCTCTTGCACTATAATTAAGAAACTATTCTTCTTTTTGACTGTAAATCACAAACTatttacacatatataaataacataaaaacaataaaattattattgtgACGGAAAGTGCTATTCACTCACACTTTTATATCTTTTACACACCCCTGTTACTTTTTGgcaattgatcttcttcaattcatttaatgcctaccaaaaattgagagaagtgtgtgtgaagtaaaaatgtgtgtggataacactacCTTATTGTGATTTACTAGGGACAATCATTCTTTTAGCAGCCACTACTGTAAcgtcccacatcgctcagggagTGGATTCTCTAAAccgtatatgtatatttccatctctacctagcacgaggccttttgggagctcattggcttcgggttccatcacaactctgaagttaagtgagtttgtgCAAGAgtaatcccaagatgggtgacccactgggaagttctcgtgtgagttcccagaaacaaaatcgtgagggcgtggtcggggcctaaagcgaATAATATCGtattacggtggagtcgagcccaggatgtggtcggggcccgggtcgggatgtgacaatttggtatcagagccaatcccgggccgggatgtgacaagtcagtaagctcccaaaagacctcatgttaagtagagatgagaatatacatatacggcttagaggatccactccctaggcgatgtgggatgttacaatccacccatcttagaccatctccaatggtgacctaaaacctaaaaatatttagcccataaaatttaggttttagcccagaaatagtttttctgctccaacccttttggcctaaaattttaacccgaaattatcaaagaatgaattaaggctattttttttaaattaactttaaaaaaaaaaaaattatgtagactatcctaaattaattatatgaacattttaacctaaaaatatttaaattctgataaattttgaaaaatcactaaatcaatacatgaaaatcatgataaaccacataaacttaatacaaacgacatttaataaaccacataaacttagatctttttttttaccgttagatttgattatattcgatctaagccattggattcaataaatacataaatataaaactaaaaaaaaattactttgaacttggaccgttggattaaccaacggccCATTTAAATGGAATCGTTGGATGAAGAAAAGTAACCCAACGGCTACTTGATGGTCTGACAGTGGAGGAACAACCCCACGTGGGTTGGTACAAAATTTTGAGAAAGCCTAGCGTGTGTAGTGTGTAAGCGAGTAGGGAGTGGGCAGTGGGCTTCACAGCCCCGATTTCAGTCTCAGTTGGTGGGGCCCATTTTTCTTTGTGGCCTAAAATTGGGCCGATATTTGCCCTCCATTTGGGTTTTAGGTTAATTTTAGGTCATGGTTGGAGTGGATTTttttgtgggggggggggggggggggggaaggggggAGAAgggaaattttaagttttagtccaccattggagatggtcttaagggcccgacatcctcgtcggcacacatccggCTAGGGATTGGATCCTCTAAGtcgtatatgtatattcctatctctacctagcacgaggccttttgggagctcactgactttgggttccatcggaacttcgaagttaagcgagtttgagCGTGAGCAAtctcaagatgggtgacccactgggaagttctcgtgtgagttcccaaaaacaaaaccgtgagggcgtggttggggtcCAAAGGGGACAATATCGTGATATGGTGAAGTCGAGCTCGGAATGTGGTGGgtgcccgggtcgggatgtgacaactactatttaaatttaacatccttaattaattgtagctaccttcatatatatatatatatatatgcactatCAGGGGTGGATGGAAGTAGGGGCCAAGTTGTTCCCAGGACCATCCAAGTTCAGATGTGAAGGTTTTTTGAGGATCTTCCGAATGTTTGGTACGGATTTCTTTTGCGTCTACTAAATAATTGATGTAATGCATGCTAGGCATACCTCGACATATTGCGCTGACAGCACTCGACAAGTTCTCTCAATATCACTCATCTGATTGCTTTATCATATGTCGATATCTATTGACATGTGCATAACAAGCCCACCAAGTGaataaactgattttttttttttttttgcatgctTCGCACTCTGTTCCCATATAAAAAACTTATATTTAACACTAGAATTcctaaaattcaaattctaaatCCACCACTATATGCTATCAACTCatttaagttttaagttttgaccCAATTCGTATCTTCATTTCCTGCTTGTATAAATTGTTGATGAACTACGAACTCTCTAAGCGCGTGGAAATGTTCTCATGCGACGCTCACGTTGACTTGTTCTAAGTCGAAGATGATGCAGATTACCAGGACATTACAAGTTTATAACATCGCAAGTGTGCCTCATGTGAACATCTATTTTtcccatattatttttttttaaattttttgcaaACAGgcagaaataataaaatacaaagaaaaaaatgtagTTCTTGCATGCGGTGGTTGTCAACTGGGATCCACGTGTACAAAAATTATGGGAATTATCAACCGTGCAGACAATGATATTTGAAAATTAGATTCAAACAATTATTGTGTAAAACGGGAATCGTATTCAAATTAAGCAGCCAGAAGACGATATATTCCGACATGATAAGATCTTTTCTTCTAAGAAATTATTTATGACATGTTTTGAAATTTAGCTCATCCTAAAGTAACGTAACGACTTGGCAGTTGTCCATTCTtttgaataaataataaattcgGACAAACGTTaagatttttacaaaaatatttttaccatcGGTTCGTTAATACATTCACAAAATCCTTATTATTTGTACTTATTCCTTCGTTATCAATGAATATCATAGTTGAATTCAAAAAATACATACACAATAAGTTAAACTATGTAATCGATAATCATCACCACAAGGCATAGCTAAGTATGGAAATCATAAGAATACAAGAAGGTTATTAGGTTCATGCACGTTGAACAAGTTTATACGCCCTCTCTTATCAAGTGAAGATAACTACCACGAGAATAGATGCTAGCTCATCGCCTCTCGTTTTTCAACGATAAGAAAGATTGAGGCTGCGTTATTATCCTATTAGTATTAACTACCATCATTAAcatatttgaaaattgaaatatctCATGTGTTACGCCACCCATTACAATAATTCTCGAGACTTCAAATAATATAGTCACATGCGTGTTTCACAAGTTTTGCTTTCACAAATTATGATACTGATTTATGATCTTTCTACATCCATCGATCTTAGATTTAGATTTGGCATCCGTGTtgtgatttttgtgtttgtgtcaTTTTTGTGAAGTACTCGATATATTAAAGGGTTATTGAAAATGTAAGGAaacatcaagaaagcaataaatattttttggttttaacCCTATGACATAGAAGAAATAGGTGTTGTCGTGTAACACCGGTTAAGATAAATGGGTAATATGACCTGACCTGAACTCGACCCGTTAATA encodes the following:
- the LOC137718584 gene encoding GPN-loop GTPase QQT1-like is translated as MVFGQVVIGPPGSGKTTYCNGMSQFLQLIGRKVAVVNLDPANDALPYECVVNMEELIKLSDVMVEHSLGPNGGLVYCMDYLEKNIDWLEAKLKPLIKDHYILFDLPGQVELFFLHSNAKNVIMKLVKKLNLRLTAVHLVDAHLCSDPGKYVSALILSLSTMLHMELPHINVLSKIDLIESYGKLAFNLDFFTDVEDLSYLQYKLDQDPRSAKYRKLTKELCEVIENYSLVNFATLDIQDKESVGNLVKLIDKSNGYIFAGIDASAVEFSKIAVSPVDWDYYRVAAVQEKYMKDDETFDGDNESLGD